The Culex quinquefasciatus strain JHB chromosome 2, VPISU_Cqui_1.0_pri_paternal, whole genome shotgun sequence genome contains the following window.
ATGCAGCTCATAACTTTGTTTTCTCTGCACCCACAGTGAACGATCAACTCTTCAAGGCGTCATATCAGAAACGGTTTCTGCTGGCGGACGCATTCAACAATTCAGTCCATGTCAGCCGAGAAATGCCACGTTGGATGTAAGATTATTGAAAAGATGGTGAAGAAGCAGTTACTAATTTCGCTATCGCCATCCACAGACCAAAATTTGGGACCTGTCTTTTCACCGCCATTCCCCCCAAGTACCAGGAGGCCTGTCAGAAATGTCTCCAGCTGCCGGCTTGTTTCGTCGATGTGAAGCTTACTGTTGCTTTCCCAACACTCGCTGCGATGTCATACGACCCGGCCCCTGTTCCCGGAGGACGATGCCATCCT
Protein-coding sequences here:
- the LOC119767607 gene encoding uncharacterized protein LOC119767607 gives rise to the protein MFCRRKKSCQPDNRNRTLPASNDALEEIIDHSALFGRPDARQDEVNDQLFKASYQKRFLLADAFNNSVHVSREMPRWIPKFGTCLFTAIPPKYQEACQKCLQLPACFVDVKLTVAFPTLAAMSYDPAPVPGGRCHP